A single Nocardioides sp. JS614 DNA region contains:
- a CDS encoding RNA polymerase sigma factor translates to MTTVNPAAADVAPAPTEEAWAADLTGGGRAGQLALRRLHDVLLRASRHQVWRLRDLLPGAGPGDLEDLAQQAADDALVAVLRQLAGFEGRSRFTTWAYKFGIYHAGVAVRRQAWRNREVPLPDTLPLVDTSPTPADLSEAAQLARAVREAIGSALTPHQRRVALALLVEEVPIDVLADRLGTTRNALYKTLHDARRRLRSALTAQGHLETNSNRSTP, encoded by the coding sequence ATGACGACCGTGAACCCGGCAGCCGCCGACGTGGCGCCGGCGCCGACGGAGGAGGCTTGGGCAGCCGATCTCACCGGGGGCGGCCGGGCCGGTCAGCTGGCCCTGCGGCGTCTGCACGACGTGCTGCTGCGGGCGAGCCGTCACCAGGTATGGCGGCTGCGTGACCTGCTGCCCGGTGCCGGTCCCGGCGATCTGGAAGACCTTGCGCAACAGGCTGCTGACGACGCCCTGGTGGCGGTCCTACGTCAGCTTGCTGGCTTCGAGGGACGGAGCCGTTTCACGACCTGGGCGTACAAGTTCGGGATCTACCACGCCGGGGTCGCGGTACGCCGCCAGGCCTGGCGCAACCGCGAGGTCCCCTTGCCCGACACCCTCCCGCTGGTTGACACCTCGCCGACCCCGGCGGACCTGAGTGAGGCCGCTCAGCTAGCCCGCGCCGTGCGCGAAGCCATCGGGTCGGCCCTGACGCCGCACCAGCGCCGGGTGGCCCTGGCACTACTGGTGGAAGAGGTGCCCATCGACGTTCTGGCCGACCGGCTCGGCACCACGCGCAACGCGTTGTACAAGACGCTGCACGACGCCCGCCGGCGGTTGCGCAGCGCGCTCACCGCCCAGGGCCACCTCGAAACGAACTCGAATCGGAGCACCCCATGA
- a CDS encoding cupin domain-containing protein: protein METYSLTALADELIASARSATNGRGARTIHGGRDHTLRQTVLALAAGHGLADHEAPEEATLQVLSGHVRLSTADESWEGRPGDYLVIPASRHNLEALEDSAVLLTVGTGA, encoded by the coding sequence ATGGAAACCTACTCACTGACCGCGCTGGCGGACGAGCTGATCGCCTCGGCGCGCAGTGCCACCAACGGCCGTGGCGCCCGGACCATCCATGGGGGTCGCGACCACACCTTGCGGCAGACCGTGCTGGCGTTGGCCGCCGGTCATGGGTTGGCCGACCACGAGGCACCCGAGGAGGCGACGCTGCAGGTCCTGAGCGGACATGTGCGCCTCAGCACCGCCGACGAGTCGTGGGAAGGCCGGCCGGGTGACTACCTGGTCATCCCTGCCAGCCGACACAATCTCGAAGCCCTCGAGGACTCGGCCGTCCTGCTCACCGTTGGCACCGGTGCCTAG
- the aceE gene encoding pyruvate dehydrogenase (acetyl-transferring), homodimeric type, which yields MTADLQGWRHVSDRLVQPRDIDPDETQEWVESLDAVVDHAGQARARELLLRLQRRAQRRGVLMPGWGPSDYINTIPTAAEPAYPGDEDLERRIRAAVRWNAAVMVHRAQRPGLGLGGHLSTYASTATLFEVGFNHFFRGPDADGDGDQVYFQGHASPGVYARAFLENRLDEGQLDGFRQELSHGGLGAGLPSYPHPRLMPTFWEFSTVSMGLSPINAIYQARFNRYLRDRGIKDTSRQHVWAFLGDGEMDEPEALGALGVAAREELDNLTFVVNCNLQRLDGPVRGNGKIIQELESYFRGAGWNVIKVIWGREWDRLLDTDIQGALVDLMNVTPDGDFQTFKAESGHFVREHFFGRDPRALRLVETLTDEEIWDLKRGGHDTHKVFAAYDAALRHVGQPTVILAQTIKGYGLGSHFESRNSTHQMKKLTVEDLIELRDRLRLPIPDHQLDHDLPPYFKPAEGSPELEYLEECRLRLGGHLPSRRVRSRPLVLPGDTAYAVATLGSHQPVATTMAFVRLLRSLMNDPAIGHRFVPIIPDEARTFGLDALFPTKKIYSPQGQHYLSVDRGQLLSYQEDTAGVVLHEGLTEAGCTASWTAAGTSHATHDEPMIPIYVFYSMFGFQRTGDLLWAAADQLTRGFLLGATAGRTTLNGEGLQHQDGHSQLLAATNPACVSYDPAYAYEIGHIVRDGLRRMYGEPALGEDPDVFYYLTLYNEPIVQPAEPDDVDIEGILAGMHRISPAPASERPGAQILASGIAVPWALEAQAMLHDDWDVHADVWSVTSWNELRRRALTIDDWNHVHPDGPRRVPYVTRRLLGQRGPVVAVSDWMRAVPDQIAPFVDADWSSLGTDGFGLSDTRAALRRHFRVDPPWIVARVLAHLARQEQVDQTAPARAIKRYQATSLHAG from the coding sequence GTGACCGCTGACCTTCAAGGCTGGCGACACGTCAGCGATCGGCTGGTCCAGCCGAGAGACATCGACCCCGACGAGACCCAGGAATGGGTCGAGTCGCTCGACGCGGTGGTTGACCACGCCGGTCAGGCGAGGGCTCGTGAGTTGTTGCTGCGCCTGCAGCGGCGGGCTCAGCGTCGAGGCGTGCTGATGCCCGGGTGGGGCCCGTCCGACTACATCAACACGATTCCCACTGCTGCCGAGCCTGCGTACCCCGGCGATGAGGATCTCGAACGGCGGATCCGTGCGGCCGTGCGGTGGAACGCCGCGGTGATGGTGCACCGTGCGCAACGCCCGGGGCTCGGTCTAGGAGGTCACCTGTCGACGTACGCGTCGACTGCCACGTTGTTCGAGGTCGGGTTCAACCACTTCTTTCGCGGCCCGGACGCGGATGGAGATGGGGACCAAGTCTACTTCCAGGGCCATGCGTCACCGGGGGTTTACGCGCGCGCCTTCCTCGAGAACCGCCTGGACGAGGGCCAGCTGGACGGCTTTCGCCAGGAACTCTCCCACGGCGGCCTAGGAGCTGGCCTTCCGTCCTACCCGCACCCGCGTCTCATGCCCACCTTCTGGGAGTTCAGCACCGTCTCGATGGGGCTGAGCCCGATCAACGCGATCTACCAGGCTCGCTTCAACCGCTACCTGCGCGACCGGGGGATCAAGGACACCAGTCGCCAACACGTGTGGGCCTTCCTCGGGGATGGCGAGATGGACGAACCCGAGGCGCTGGGCGCACTGGGCGTGGCCGCTCGGGAAGAGCTGGACAACCTGACGTTCGTGGTCAACTGCAACCTGCAACGGCTGGACGGCCCGGTGCGGGGAAACGGCAAGATCATCCAAGAGCTCGAGTCCTACTTCCGTGGCGCCGGTTGGAACGTCATCAAGGTCATCTGGGGACGCGAGTGGGACCGGCTCTTAGACACTGACATCCAGGGCGCCCTGGTCGATCTGATGAACGTCACGCCAGACGGGGACTTCCAGACCTTCAAGGCAGAGTCCGGCCACTTCGTGCGCGAGCACTTCTTCGGACGGGATCCGCGTGCCCTCCGGCTGGTCGAGACCCTGACGGACGAGGAGATCTGGGACCTCAAACGCGGGGGCCACGACACCCACAAGGTCTTCGCCGCCTACGACGCCGCACTGCGTCACGTCGGCCAGCCGACCGTCATCTTGGCCCAGACCATCAAGGGATACGGTCTCGGTTCTCACTTCGAGAGCCGCAACTCCACCCACCAGATGAAGAAGCTCACCGTCGAGGACCTCATTGAGCTACGCGATCGTCTGCGTCTCCCGATCCCGGACCACCAGCTCGACCATGACCTTCCGCCCTACTTCAAACCTGCCGAGGGTTCACCCGAGCTGGAATACCTGGAGGAGTGCCGACTCCGCCTCGGTGGGCACCTCCCGAGCCGACGCGTCCGCAGCCGGCCCCTCGTGCTGCCGGGCGACACGGCGTACGCGGTGGCCACGCTCGGGTCCCACCAGCCGGTCGCCACCACCATGGCCTTCGTCCGCCTGCTCCGCAGCCTGATGAACGACCCCGCGATCGGGCATCGCTTCGTCCCGATCATCCCCGACGAGGCCCGCACCTTCGGACTGGATGCGTTGTTCCCCACCAAGAAGATCTACTCTCCGCAGGGACAGCACTATCTCTCGGTCGACCGTGGGCAGCTGCTGAGCTACCAGGAGGACACCGCGGGGGTGGTGCTGCACGAGGGACTGACCGAAGCAGGCTGCACTGCCTCTTGGACCGCCGCGGGAACGTCGCACGCCACCCATGACGAGCCGATGATCCCGATCTATGTCTTCTACTCGATGTTCGGCTTTCAGCGCACCGGCGACCTGTTGTGGGCGGCAGCTGACCAGCTGACCCGAGGGTTCCTGCTCGGTGCGACCGCAGGCCGCACCACGCTCAATGGAGAAGGCTTGCAGCATCAGGACGGACACTCCCAACTTCTTGCTGCAACCAATCCTGCGTGCGTCTCCTACGACCCCGCCTACGCCTACGAGATCGGCCACATCGTCCGCGACGGGCTACGAAGGATGTACGGCGAGCCCGCGCTCGGGGAAGACCCGGACGTCTTCTACTACCTCACCCTCTACAACGAGCCGATCGTGCAACCCGCCGAACCCGACGACGTGGACATCGAAGGAATCCTCGCCGGCATGCACCGCATCTCGCCGGCCCCGGCAAGTGAGCGGCCGGGCGCGCAGATCCTCGCGTCGGGCATCGCGGTTCCCTGGGCGCTGGAGGCACAAGCGATGCTTCACGACGATTGGGACGTGCACGCCGACGTGTGGTCGGTGACCTCGTGGAACGAGCTACGCCGGCGGGCGCTCACCATCGACGACTGGAACCACGTCCACCCCGATGGGCCGCGCCGGGTCCCCTATGTGACCAGGCGACTGCTCGGACAGCGCGGGCCGGTCGTAGCGGTGTCGGACTGGATGCGCGCGGTGCCCGACCAGATCGCCCCGTTCGTGGACGCAGACTGGTCCTCGTTGGGCACAGACGGGTTTGGCCTCTCCGACACACGCGCTGCGCTCCGTCGGCACTTCCGGGTCGACCCACCCTGGATCGTCGCGCGCGTGCTCGCCCACCTCGCCCGCCAAGAGCAGGTCGATCAGACCGCACCAGCCAGGGCGATCAAGCGGTATCAGGCGACCTCCCTCCATGCGGGCTGA
- a CDS encoding helix-turn-helix transcriptional regulator, with protein sequence MPERREAVLDALRSSEAPMSILDLAHQLGLHANTVRFHLQVLADSGRVERVEPTRSSPGRPPLMFRAHRGMDPAGPRNYQLLADALATRLSADNESTDKAVEAGRAWGHRLAAGTRSTTAVTTDDQATDQLVEMLGELGFSPQRRSSGRRAQIALRHCPFLDLVPEHENVICPVHLGLMQGAMAAMSAAVTIERLEPFAEPDLCLAHVGSAEATA encoded by the coding sequence ATGCCTGAGCGACGTGAAGCGGTGCTCGACGCCCTGCGCTCCTCCGAGGCACCGATGAGCATCCTCGACCTGGCCCACCAACTCGGCCTGCACGCAAACACCGTGCGCTTCCACCTCCAGGTTCTCGCCGACAGCGGCCGGGTCGAACGAGTCGAGCCGACACGCAGCTCACCGGGCCGACCGCCGCTCATGTTCCGCGCCCACCGCGGCATGGACCCGGCCGGCCCTCGCAATTACCAGCTCCTCGCCGACGCCCTGGCGACCCGCCTCAGCGCCGACAACGAGTCCACCGACAAGGCCGTCGAGGCGGGCCGGGCCTGGGGGCACAGGCTAGCCGCGGGCACACGCTCGACGACGGCAGTCACCACCGACGACCAGGCGACCGATCAGCTGGTCGAGATGCTGGGAGAACTCGGTTTCTCCCCGCAGCGTCGATCCTCGGGACGCCGGGCCCAGATCGCGCTGAGGCACTGCCCGTTCCTCGACCTCGTCCCCGAGCACGAGAACGTGATCTGCCCGGTTCATCTTGGCCTCATGCAAGGTGCCATGGCGGCGATGAGCGCAGCGGTCACCATCGAGCGCCTCGAGCCGTTCGCCGAACCCGATCTGTGCCTGGCGCACGTGGGATCCGCGGAAGCGACAGCGTGA
- the fdxA gene encoding ferredoxin has translation MTYVIGQPCVDVMDRGCVDECPVDCIYEGGRSLYIHPDECVDCGACEPVCPVEAIYYEDDLPGHLTPYLADNALFFSETLEGRSAPVGSPGGASKLGALGADTRLVAGLPLQVNDHA, from the coding sequence ATGACCTACGTGATCGGGCAGCCGTGTGTAGACGTGATGGACCGGGGATGCGTGGACGAATGCCCGGTGGACTGCATCTACGAAGGCGGTCGCAGCCTCTACATCCATCCGGACGAGTGCGTGGACTGCGGCGCGTGCGAGCCGGTCTGCCCGGTTGAGGCGATCTACTACGAAGACGATCTGCCCGGGCATTTGACGCCTTACCTCGCCGATAACGCGCTGTTCTTCAGCGAGACGCTAGAAGGTCGGTCCGCACCCGTGGGCTCGCCGGGAGGGGCGTCCAAACTCGGAGCGCTGGGTGCTGACACCCGATTGGTCGCGGGGCTGCCGCTGCAGGTGAACGACCATGCCTGA
- a CDS encoding DUF2249 domain-containing protein encodes MVDELDVRTLRKPDKHPAIFAAYRALRRGESFVLVNNHDPLHLRDEFESEYPGGFGWDYLESGPSVWRIRLSKLTAAALPRLLCDTNIEVDNADAAGAVWKLQWRERDLDSNIIRLPPDGRIDAHEGPDLDVLIHVLSGSGRLGTELGALRLTTGALVWLPRRSRREFAAGPDGLSYLTVHQRRQALTLTPTTAPRHADRATTA; translated from the coding sequence ATGGTCGACGAGCTCGACGTACGCACCTTGCGCAAGCCGGACAAGCACCCCGCGATCTTCGCGGCCTACCGCGCCCTGCGCCGGGGGGAATCCTTCGTCCTGGTCAACAACCATGACCCCCTGCATCTGCGTGACGAGTTCGAGTCGGAGTATCCCGGCGGTTTCGGCTGGGACTACCTCGAGAGCGGTCCCAGCGTCTGGCGTATTCGTCTGAGCAAGCTCACGGCCGCTGCCTTGCCGCGTCTGCTGTGCGACACCAACATCGAGGTCGATAACGCCGATGCCGCCGGTGCCGTGTGGAAGCTCCAGTGGCGCGAGCGCGACCTGGACTCCAACATCATCCGGTTGCCGCCGGACGGCCGCATCGACGCACACGAGGGACCCGACCTCGACGTCCTCATCCACGTGCTCAGCGGCAGTGGTCGTCTAGGCACGGAGCTCGGGGCGCTCCGGCTCACCACGGGAGCCCTCGTGTGGTTGCCTCGCCGATCGCGTCGTGAGTTCGCCGCCGGACCCGACGGCCTGAGCTACCTGACCGTGCACCAGCGCAGACAGGCACTCACGCTGACCCCCACGACCGCCCCCCGGCACGCAGATCGGGCGACCACCGCCTAA
- the rocD gene encoding ornithine--oxo-acid transaminase, with product MTLTTSQHIELAQRFAAHNYNPLPVVVTHAQGAWVTDIEGRRYLDCLAGYSALNFGHRHPELIAAACEQMKRLTMTSRAFHNDRMGPFCAALADLTGMDAVLPMNTGAEAVETAIKTARRWGNRVKGVRDGRQRIVVAESNFHGRTTTIVGFSSDDEARDGFGPFTPGFDVVPYGDTGALRAAVGPDTVAVLLEPIQGEAGVIVPPAGYLRDVRAICDGQGVLFIADEIQSGLGRTGTTFACEGEQVVPDVYVLGKALGGGILPVSAIAANRAVLDVITPGSHGSTFGGNPLACAVGHAVVQLLVTGEYQARAQMLGARLLDGLQSLTGDGVLAVRGRGLWVGIDVDPALASGRQLAERLLHLGLLVKDTHGSTVRLSPPLVIKRDEVDWLVDRFALALASLSAKS from the coding sequence ATGACGCTCACGACCAGCCAGCACATCGAGCTCGCGCAGCGGTTCGCAGCGCACAACTACAACCCGCTGCCGGTGGTCGTCACCCACGCCCAAGGTGCCTGGGTCACCGACATCGAGGGCCGCCGCTACCTGGACTGCCTGGCCGGCTACTCGGCCCTGAACTTCGGCCATCGACACCCCGAGCTCATCGCGGCGGCCTGTGAGCAGATGAAGAGGCTGACAATGACCAGCCGAGCGTTCCACAACGACCGGATGGGACCGTTCTGCGCGGCCCTGGCGGACCTGACGGGGATGGACGCCGTCTTACCGATGAACACCGGGGCCGAGGCAGTCGAAACCGCGATCAAGACCGCCCGACGTTGGGGAAACCGCGTGAAGGGAGTCCGGGACGGCCGCCAGCGGATCGTCGTCGCCGAAAGCAACTTCCACGGACGCACCACCACCATCGTGGGGTTCTCCTCCGACGACGAAGCACGAGACGGCTTCGGCCCCTTCACCCCTGGCTTCGACGTGGTCCCGTACGGCGACACCGGCGCCCTGCGTGCCGCCGTCGGGCCGGACACGGTCGCCGTCCTGCTTGAACCGATCCAGGGCGAGGCTGGCGTCATCGTCCCACCCGCGGGATACCTGCGCGACGTCCGGGCGATCTGTGACGGCCAGGGCGTTCTGTTCATCGCCGACGAGATCCAGTCCGGGCTGGGACGCACCGGCACGACGTTCGCGTGCGAAGGCGAGCAGGTCGTCCCCGACGTCTACGTGCTCGGCAAGGCCCTCGGAGGCGGGATCCTCCCGGTCTCGGCCATCGCCGCGAACCGTGCCGTCCTCGACGTGATCACGCCGGGTAGTCACGGGTCGACCTTCGGGGGCAACCCCTTGGCCTGCGCTGTGGGGCACGCAGTGGTCCAACTCCTCGTCACCGGCGAGTATCAGGCTCGCGCGCAGATGCTCGGCGCGCGCCTCCTGGATGGACTCCAGTCGCTGACCGGGGACGGCGTGCTCGCGGTGCGAGGGCGCGGCCTGTGGGTGGGTATCGACGTGGACCCGGCGCTGGCTAGTGGTCGGCAGCTAGCCGAGCGGCTCCTCCATCTCGGTCTGCTGGTCAAGGACACCCACGGCTCCACCGTGCGCCTCTCCCCACCGTTGGTGATCAAGCGGGACGAGGTGGACTGGCTAGTCGACCGGTTCGCCCTCGCGCTGGCGAGCCTGAGCGCCAAGAGTTAG
- a CDS encoding carboxymuconolactone decarboxylase family protein: MTDTVYHQTTPALAARRRELAPDTHHAFNEFSRAVFGAGALDRRTKQLIAVAVAHVTQCPYCIEGHTKLAHREGASPEEIMESIWVAAEMRAGGAYAHSTLALHALDALDALDSEPSDQSTANLEVRRQAR, encoded by the coding sequence ATGACCGACACCGTCTACCACCAGACCACGCCCGCCTTGGCTGCCCGACGCCGCGAGCTCGCGCCGGACACCCATCACGCATTCAACGAGTTCAGCCGCGCCGTTTTCGGCGCCGGCGCCCTGGATCGCCGCACCAAGCAGCTGATTGCGGTCGCGGTTGCCCATGTCACGCAGTGTCCGTACTGCATCGAGGGACACACGAAACTTGCGCACCGCGAGGGAGCCAGCCCTGAAGAGATCATGGAGTCAATCTGGGTCGCAGCCGAGATGCGGGCTGGCGGCGCCTACGCGCACTCGACCCTGGCGCTCCATGCACTCGACGCACTCGACGCACTCGACTCAGAACCGTCCGACCAAAGTACCGCCAACCTGGAAGTCCGTCGGCAAGCGCGGTAG
- the ctaD gene encoding aa3-type cytochrome oxidase subunit I, producing MTTTRTAGNALAVRASPQSYGLAIVRLLTTTDHKLIGKLYLGTSFGWFLIGGIMAMIMRSELAYPGQQVVNDELYNQLFTMHGTIMLLLFATPLFFGFANVIMPLQIGSPDVAFPRLNMFSYWLFLFGGLIAASGFLTPAGAADFGWFAYTPLSDAVRSPGVGGDLWIMGLWMAGLGTILGAVNFITTIFCMRAPGMTMFRMPIFVWNTLVTSMLVLIAFPVLGGALLLLEADRAFGAHVFDTATGGPILWQHLFWFFGHPEVYIIALPFFGIVTEILPVFSRKPVFGYVGLVGATLAIAVLSVSVWAHHMFVTGAVSLPFFSGMSFLIAVPTGVKFFNWIGTMWRGSISFDTPMLWSVGFLTTFLFGGLTGVILASPPLDFHVTDSYFVVAHFHYVVFGTVVFAMFAGFYFWWPKMTGRMLDERLGKLHFWLLFIGFHTTFLVQHWLGVEGMPRRYADYLPGDGFTTLNQVSTIGAFLLAASTLPFLLNVYKSAGSPPVGVDDPWGWGRSLEWATSCPPPRHNFVSMPRIRSESPAFDLHHPEAVQRETDQQATHPGSVAETRDGR from the coding sequence GTGACCACGACACGCACCGCCGGCAACGCCCTCGCCGTCCGGGCCTCCCCACAGTCGTATGGGCTGGCGATCGTCCGGCTTCTGACCACGACCGACCACAAGCTAATCGGCAAGCTCTACCTCGGCACGTCGTTCGGCTGGTTCCTAATTGGCGGGATCATGGCGATGATCATGCGTTCCGAACTGGCCTACCCTGGCCAGCAGGTCGTGAACGACGAGCTGTACAACCAGCTGTTCACGATGCACGGCACGATCATGCTGCTGCTGTTCGCAACCCCGCTGTTCTTCGGCTTCGCCAACGTGATCATGCCGTTGCAGATCGGCTCACCGGATGTCGCGTTCCCGCGGCTCAACATGTTCAGCTACTGGCTGTTCCTCTTCGGCGGCCTGATCGCCGCCTCCGGCTTCCTGACTCCCGCGGGTGCCGCCGACTTCGGCTGGTTCGCCTACACCCCGCTGTCGGACGCCGTCCGATCGCCGGGCGTGGGTGGTGACCTGTGGATCATGGGCCTGTGGATGGCTGGCCTGGGCACCATCCTGGGCGCGGTCAACTTCATCACCACGATCTTCTGCATGCGTGCCCCGGGCATGACGATGTTCCGGATGCCGATCTTCGTGTGGAACACCCTGGTCACCAGCATGCTGGTGCTGATCGCGTTCCCGGTCCTCGGTGGCGCGCTGCTCTTGCTGGAGGCCGACCGCGCATTCGGCGCCCACGTGTTTGACACCGCGACGGGCGGGCCAATCCTGTGGCAGCACCTGTTCTGGTTCTTCGGGCATCCCGAGGTGTACATCATCGCGCTGCCGTTCTTCGGCATCGTCACCGAAATCCTCCCGGTGTTCAGCCGCAAGCCCGTCTTCGGCTACGTCGGACTGGTCGGGGCAACGCTGGCGATCGCCGTCTTGTCGGTGTCGGTGTGGGCGCATCACATGTTCGTCACCGGCGCGGTCAGCCTGCCGTTCTTCTCGGGAATGAGCTTCCTGATCGCCGTTCCAACTGGTGTGAAGTTCTTCAACTGGATCGGCACCATGTGGCGAGGCTCGATCTCGTTCGACACCCCGATGCTGTGGTCGGTCGGGTTCCTCACCACGTTCCTCTTCGGTGGTCTGACTGGCGTCATCCTCGCCTCGCCCCCGCTGGACTTCCATGTCACGGACTCCTACTTCGTGGTCGCCCACTTCCACTACGTGGTGTTCGGCACGGTGGTGTTCGCGATGTTCGCCGGCTTCTACTTCTGGTGGCCCAAGATGACCGGTCGAATGCTCGATGAGCGCCTCGGCAAGCTGCACTTCTGGCTGCTGTTCATCGGATTCCATACCACGTTCCTGGTGCAGCACTGGCTGGGCGTGGAGGGCATGCCGCGGCGCTACGCCGACTACCTGCCCGGTGATGGTTTCACGACGCTGAACCAAGTCTCCACAATCGGCGCGTTCCTGCTGGCTGCGTCGACCCTGCCGTTCCTGCTCAACGTCTACAAGTCGGCGGGCTCGCCGCCCGTGGGCGTGGACGACCCGTGGGGTTGGGGCCGCTCGCTCGAGTGGGCTACGTCCTGCCCGCCGCCACGGCACAACTTCGTCTCGATGCCGCGGATCCGCTCGGAGTCGCCCGCCTTCGACCTACACCACCCGGAAGCCGTGCAGCGTGAGACGGACCAACAGGCCACCCACCCGGGCTCGGTCGCCGAGACACGTGACGGTAGGTGA
- a CDS encoding PucR family transcriptional regulator codes for MKNTGANRNPSSSVRRTEWADQEWLVRAAEGASQDAGVPVALLGDYLPMLAEAATHGEFPGRDQIDAVRRQGRHAAEQGVPVGRGVDLYLSAARRVWSELPAVVRERDRSAVRAAAEAVLHVVDDAVAAFAEGHAEAGRELVRREETLRRELIEDLLRGDAHLSDLVERAEPFGLDLTRAHQVALAQPGKRLPSIAAATTSLERVVLDRFGDRDVLVATKEGWVVVIALADATGAPPTSGGLGTTGDLGKIVYGELSRLRRGRPWRVAVGRAHPGAYGIARSYEEAREGMTMATRMQLDRPIVETRDLLTYRVLARDQPALVDLVHSVLNPLHQARGGAQPLVETLAAYFNCGCVATTTATTLHLSVRAVTYRLDRVKALTGFDALDPAHRFTLQAAVLGARLLGWPERPLPQASAPGST; via the coding sequence ATGAAGAACACCGGGGCCAACCGCAACCCGAGCAGTTCGGTGCGTCGGACCGAGTGGGCCGACCAGGAGTGGCTGGTTCGGGCGGCCGAAGGCGCGAGCCAGGACGCCGGCGTACCGGTCGCTCTGCTGGGCGACTACCTGCCCATGCTTGCCGAGGCAGCCACGCACGGCGAGTTTCCTGGCCGGGACCAGATCGACGCGGTCCGCCGCCAGGGCCGTCACGCTGCGGAGCAAGGAGTCCCGGTCGGTCGAGGCGTCGATCTCTACCTCTCCGCAGCCCGGCGCGTGTGGAGCGAGCTGCCCGCGGTCGTTCGTGAGCGGGACAGATCGGCTGTCCGCGCGGCCGCTGAGGCGGTCCTGCACGTCGTTGACGACGCGGTCGCGGCATTTGCCGAGGGCCACGCCGAGGCCGGGCGCGAGTTGGTCCGCCGGGAGGAGACCCTGCGACGAGAGCTGATCGAGGACCTGCTCCGCGGCGATGCTCATCTCAGTGACCTTGTGGAGCGGGCGGAACCCTTTGGACTCGACCTGACTCGTGCCCACCAGGTCGCCCTCGCTCAACCGGGCAAGCGGCTCCCGTCGATCGCCGCCGCAACGACTTCACTGGAACGAGTCGTCTTGGACCGTTTCGGTGACCGGGACGTCCTGGTCGCAACGAAGGAAGGATGGGTTGTCGTCATCGCCCTGGCCGACGCCACCGGCGCCCCACCGACGTCCGGCGGCCTGGGAACAACCGGTGACCTCGGAAAGATCGTGTACGGCGAGCTCTCCCGGCTGAGGCGGGGACGTCCCTGGCGGGTGGCGGTGGGTCGCGCTCACCCCGGTGCGTACGGGATCGCCCGCTCCTACGAAGAGGCTCGTGAGGGCATGACCATGGCCACCCGCATGCAGTTGGACCGGCCGATCGTCGAGACCCGAGACCTCCTGACCTACCGAGTGCTCGCCCGAGACCAGCCCGCCTTGGTCGACCTGGTGCACTCGGTGCTCAACCCGCTCCATCAGGCCCGGGGAGGCGCCCAGCCGCTGGTGGAAACCTTGGCGGCTTACTTCAACTGCGGCTGCGTCGCAACCACGACGGCCACCACGCTCCACCTCTCGGTCCGGGCAGTGACCTACCGCCTTGACCGCGTCAAGGCACTCACCGGTTTCGATGCGCTCGACCCGGCCCATCGCTTCACGCTGCAGGCGGCCGTCCTCGGCGCGAGGCTGCTCGGCTGGCCCGAACGGCCGCTCCCGCAGGCCTCAGCCCCTGGGTCGACGTAG